One stretch of Anguilla anguilla isolate fAngAng1 chromosome 5, fAngAng1.pri, whole genome shotgun sequence DNA includes these proteins:
- the tet2 gene encoding methylcytosine dioxygenase TET2 yields the protein MEKEKASHETEKSLIIAQLSTVHQTGPLINKLQNGNQFSEVPPHQINGDADRSHFKPSSGINQMKRHYDGCPRPTEVQDLLDQSLHVTNGDAKHGLSDTSSLGLHQSKKLRGDSEVNGGDDKMLENNTITAWDEEEAMGLDCLQEFMKPADFDCDVLPKDKKNANFSHRDLFSLSRNKQMPISNGATVTASSMEDTPGDLLQKTLSQYYPDRVSIASQSNVSQEIKIPASAKNSPEPATHSPSLTSGLLISPSISAPGEPDGITPEVRSSDNYDNAPFVMNGCPGTIGREHQQQPYPHATEVEMHTPAQGENQVPRMGLPARPGSNSQDVNYARSFSDGIEAQDMYPKSQHSFRQDSYPLMMEPRAPVQMEEAVGFSPFASTAMVGGKDSDLGQQSQGPQSTQHEVKYEAQQELERQGLAESSTQQETPSSAASDHHSPTDSITDTQNPTGRLQPQALITPCQTQGADMESKMSFNGASGAMQRRADPYAQVEWIDLNSTPPSQPAWKDFQPQPQKGQQAGAQRQGHMPRSDPGQGFPMQGFNQPGFQLQGEQVQDTYGPDPGYDGAQQKAVTDWLQPGSTPPPSLHTQAQRQASEMELVSQQQAALCAQTQHERLCENDQDVEEILSSSFLQQQQPPPYPQSERQEEVHNHQNPTQNAQPVKTSQTQDPSQRQLDSQLLNRLKLEEYIRLEKQLKSPNCPSSPAGLTPTSRNAPSFFEQSLPSNAQPLQKQSASFPYGRGDTDRAVVQENYKFSSTVQPQCSPSSGNPKQYSQQHQNHPQSQLMDYPHPPATQQLQQHQQQQQPHFALGAPNQQVSGHAVVQKFLKMEPQDHCTQFQHGQLQNQNHRDIQRHAALRMHLLQKQERQGHPPNLSDFKHILQAIKRENGPRFDCPMPPPQVRGMVSPAAQVMVKQEPRQLTCEQMQESSIIATMEHQLRQYQPSPLFERKSLVIKSPNKVKVETSGAVTILSANADLGREDFEAAGQKKPPPDLTPTKPNLNSFFESPMKLLDTPIKNLLDTPVKTQYEIPSCHCVEQLSEKDEGPYYTHLGAAPNLPAIREMMENRFGQTGSAIRIEKVVYTGKEGKSTQGCPIAKWVIRRGSADEKLLVLVRERTGHSCDTACIVVVILIWDGIPMSLADRLYTELSETLRKHGALTNRRCALNEERTCACQGLDPDACGASFSFGCSWSMYYNGCKFARSKIPRKFKLLGDDPKEEERLEQNLQNLATLMAPTYKQLAPDAYGNQVEHEHRAPDCRLGLKEGRPFSGVTACMDFCAHAHRDLHNMPSGSTVVCTLTREDNREIGKIPEDEQLHVLPLYKASPTDEFGSVEAQQEKIKSGAIQELTTFRRKVRMLAEPAKSCRQRKLDAKRAATSKLSNPDTPSKAEKALPAKLRPNPGENPNQGTPAPGPHPQSQNHMGTPLPGHQPHPLSHLTVSQQQQQQQQKQLQSQPNPYPGSPHPASYPRFPSHTDPFPSTSQPHYPQSPASASPYPSSLHVPNSYLNGSYPAGSYPGSLNPSSLYPGYQCNGSMPVENYHPYYGSNPKHLDMYRHQRPQLYPQQQYSPHQHYGVNYPARYGEQGLQVNGYSNCSMTPGVHPMGPYSTYSPNAGPEPHFLEAIARPASAHPSLDYAAASKSSPFGRYPNPYLAQNPQIFQSAQDSFRMQSKPEMNLHAANGIGQVLPPLGSECPNPTQPGYGLPNGIIPGTKIKQEPGVQVPDPKEKEDVWSDNEHNFLDPDIGGVAVAPSHGSILIECAKRELHATTPLKNPDRTHPTRISLVFYQHKNMNEAKHGLALWEAKMAEKAREKEEDTEKHGAEGTPSKNKKVKREHSEALEYTEPPYKRFVQNLKEKSMSCTTNTYVSTSPYAFTKVTGPYNSFI from the exons atggaaaaagaaaaggccagTCATGAGACGGAAAAAAGTCTGATAATagcacagctcagcactgtTCACCAGACCGGACCCCTGATCAACAAGCTGCAGAATGGAAACCAATTTTCAGAAGTGCCTCCTCATCAAATCAATGGGGATGCCGACAGGAGCCATTTCAAACCCAGCTCGGGGATCAACCAAATGAAAAGGCATTACGACGGCTGTCCCAGGCCAACTGAAGTGCAGGACTTGTTAGATCAAAGCTTGCATGTGACAAACGGAGACGCAAAACATGGTTTGAGTGACACGTCATCGTTAGGGCTTCACCAGTCCAAGAAACTCAGAGGGGATTCGGAAGTTAACGGTGGTGATGATAAGATGCTGGAGAACAACACAATTACTGCATGGGACGAAGAAGAGGCGATGGGCTTGGACTGTTTACAAGAGTTCATGAAGCCTGCGGACTTTGACTGTGACGTTTTGCCGAAGGACAAGAAGAACGCTAATTTCTCCCATAGAGACCTCTTCTCCCTTTCGAGGAACAAGCAAATGCCAATTTCCAACGGTGCTACAGTGACTGCCTCATCCATGGAGGACACACCTGGAGACCTTCTACAAAAAACACTGTCTCAGTATTACCCAGACAGAGTGTCCATTGCGTCGCAAAGCAATGTGTCACAAGAGATCAAGATCCCAGCCAGTGCAAAGAACTCTCCTGAACCGGCCACTCATTCCCCATCACTTACCTCAGGTTTGCTCATTTCACCATCAATATCTGCACCGGGAGAGCCAGATGGGATAACCCCGGAAGTGCGCAGCAGTGACAACTATGATAATGCACCATTTGTCATGAATGGATGCCCGGGCACGATCGGAAGAGAACACCAGCAGCAGCCTTACCCTCATGCCACTGAGGTGGAAATGCACACACCAGCCCAAGGGGAGAATCAGGTCCCCAGGATGGGCTTACCGGCAAGGCCTGGTAGCAACTCACAAGATGTAAACTATGCCAGATCCTTCTCCGATGGCATAGAGGCCCAAGATATGTATCCAAAGTCTCAACACAGCTTCAGGCAAGACTCCTACCCTCTCATGATGGAGCCCAGAGCCCCAGTACAGATGGAAGAGGCAGTGGGATTCAGTCCTTTTGCCAGCACGGCAATGGTAGGGGGCAAGGATTCCGATCTGGGCCAGCAGTCTCAAGGGCCCCAGAGCACTCAGCATGAGGTAAAGTATGAGGCACAGCAGGAGCTTGAAAGACAAGGGCTGGCTGAGAGCAGTACCCAACAGGAAACCCCCAGTTCAGCTGCGTCAGACCACCATTCCCCCACAGATTCGATCACCGACACTCAGAATCCCACTGGGAGGCTCCAACCTCAGGCACTTATAACACCGTGTCAGACACAAGGCGCTGATATGGAAAGCAAAATGTCTTTCAACGGAGCATCTGGAGCGATGCAAAGGAGAGCAGACCCCTACGCCCAGGTGGAATGGATCGATCTGAATTCCACTCCGCCATCGCAGCCAGCGTGGAAGGACTTCCAGCCACAGCCGCAGAAGGGGCAGCAGGCTGGTGCTCAGCGGCAGGGGCACATGCCGAGATCTGACCCTGGGCAGGGATTTCCCATGCAGGGGTTCAACCAGCCTGGCTTCCAGCTACAGGGCGAGCAGGTGCAGGATACGTACGGACCTGACCCAGGGTACGATGGAGCTCAACAGAAAGCcgtcactgattggctgcagccAGGTTCCACACCTCCTCCTAGCCTGCACACTCAGGCTCAGAGGCAGGCCAGTGAAATGGAGCTGGTGTCCCAGCAGCAAGCAGCTCTTTGTGCCCAAACGCAGCATGAGCGCTTATGTGAGAATGACCAAGATGTGGAGGAAATTCTATCATCCAGCTTtctgcaacagcagcagccgCCACCGTATCCTCAGTCAGAGAGGCAGGAGGAAGTCCACAACCATCAAAACCCCACCCAAAATGCACAGCCTGTGAAAACGTCCCAGACCCAGGATCCATCTCAGAGACAGCTGGACAGCCAGCTCTTGAATAGGCTTAAGTTGGAGGAGTACATAAGGTtggaaaaacagctgaaatCACCCAACTGCCCATCTAGTCCAGCAGGACTCACCCCCACCAGTAGAAATGCACCCAGCTTTTTTGAGCAATCGCTCCCCTCAAATGCACAACCTCTGCAAAAACAGTCTGCCTCATTTCCGTACGGTCGTGGTGATACAGACAGGGCAGTAGTCCAGGAGAACTACAAGTTTAGCAGCACCGTGCAGCCGCAGTGTTCTCCAAGCTCTGGGAATCCTAAGCAATACTCACAGCAGCATCAGAATCACCCACAGTCACAACTTATGGATTACCCACATCCACCAGCAACACAGCAACTGCAACAGcaccaacagcaacaacaacctCACTTTGCACTAGGTGCTCCAAATCAACAGGTATCGGGACATGCGGTTGTACAGAAGTTCCTTAAGATGGAACCGCAGGATCACTGCACCCAGTTTCAGCATGGGCAGCTCCAGAACCAAAACCACAGGGACATCCAGAGGCATGCTGCCTTGCGGATGCACCTGCTGCAGAAGCAGGAGAGGCAGGGGCACCCACCGAACCTCAGTGACTTCAAGCACATCCTGCAGGCTATCAAGAGAGAAAATGGCCCGCGGTTCGACTGCCCCATGCCGCCACCACAGGTCAGAGGGATGGTGAGCCCTGCTGCACAGGTTATGGTGAAACAGGAGCCCCGCCAGCTCACCTGCGAGCAGATGCAAGAGAGCAGCATCATCGCCACCATGGAGCACCAGCTGCGGCAGTACCAGCCCTCCCCGCTGTTTGAGAGGAAATCACTGGTTATAAAGTCTCCCAACAAGGTCAAGGTCGAGACGTCAGGCGCTGTGACCATTCTCTCAGCCAATGCTGACCTGGGTAGGGAGGACTTTGAAGCTGCAGGTCAGAAAAAGCCTCCTCCTGATCTGACCCCAACTAAGCCAAACCTCAACAGCTTTTTCGAGTCTCCAATGAAACTGCTGGACACTCCCATTAAAAACCTGCTGGACACTCCTGTGAAAACTCAGTATGAAATTCCATCATGTCATTGCGTTG AGCAACTCAGTGAGAAAGATGAAGGCCCCTATTATACACACCTGGGAGCAGCACCAAATTTACCAGCTATTCGAGAGATGATGGAAAACAG gTTCGGGCAAACTGGAAGTGCTATCAGGATTGAGAAGGTTGTGTATActgggaaggaaggaaagagcaCTCAGGGGTGTCCCATAGCCAAATGG GTGATCCGCCGAGGAAGCGCGGACGAGAAGCTCCTGGTGCTGGTGCGTGAGCGAACGGGACACTCCTGCGACACCGCCTGCATCGTGGTGGTCATCCTCATCTGGGACGGCATCCCCATGAGCCTGGCGGACAGGCTCTACACCGAGCTGAGCGAAACCCTCCGGAAACATGGCGCCCTCACCAACCGCAGATGCGCTCTGAACGAAGA GAGAACATGTGCTTGTCAAGGTCTGGACCCAGATGCTTGTGGGGCCTCCTTCTCCTTTGGCTGCTCCTGGAGCATGTACTACAACGGGTGCAAATTTGCCAGAAGCAAAATTCCCAGGAAATTCAAGCTCCTTGGAGATGACCCAAAAGAG GAGGAGAGACTAGAACAAAACCTACAGAATTTGGCTACTTTAATGGCACCAACCTACAAACAACTGGCACCGGATGCCTATGGAAACCAG GTGGAGCACGAGCACAGAGCGCCGGACTGCCGTCTGGGCCTGAAAGAGGGACGACCCTTCTCCGGAGTCACGGCCTGCATGGACTtctgcgcgcacgcacacagggaCCTGCACAACATGCCAAGCGGCAGCACTGTG GTATGTACTCTCACAAGAGAAGACAATCGTGAAATCGGGAAGATCCCGGAGGACGAACAGCTCCACGTGCTGCCCTTGTACAAAGCCTCCCCGACAGATGAGTTTGGAAGCGTGGAGGCGCAGCAGGAGAAGATAAAATCAGGTGCTATCCAGGAGCTCACAACGTTTCGCCGGAAAGTGCGCATGCTCGCCGAGCCGGCCAAATCCTGCCGGCAGAGGAAGCTGGACGCCAAAAGGGCGGCCACAAGCAAGCTATCCAATCCAGACACCCCTTCCAAGGCAGAGAAAGCCCTTCCGGCTAAACTGAGGCCAAACCCTGGGGAGAACCCAAACCAGGGCACACCTGCGCCAG GTCCTCATCCCCAGAGCCAGAATCACATGGGGACCCCACTGCCCGGTCATCAGCCACACCCTCTCAGCCACTTGACGGtttcccagcagcagcagcagcagcagcaaaagcAGCTACAGAGCCAGCCCAACCCTTACCCCGGCTCCCCGCATCCAGCCAGCTACCCAAGGTTTCCCAGTCATACAGACCCATTCCCAAGCACTTCCCAGCCGCACTACCCTCAATCACCAGCCTCTGCCAGCCCTTACCCCTCATCTTTACACGTCCCAAACTCCTATTTGAACGGGTCATATCCTGCAGGATCCTATCCCGGCTCCCTGAACCCCAGCAGCCTTTACCCAGGGTACCAGTGCAATGGAAGCATGCCGGTGGAGAACTACCACCCTTATTACGGCTCTAATCCAAAGCATTTGGACATGTACCGCCATCAGAGGCCACAGCTGTACCCTCAGCAGCAGTACAGTCCCCATCAGCACTATGGAGTCAACTACCCAGCCCGCTACGGTGAGCAAGGTCTACAGGTCAACGGCTACAGCAACTGTAGTATGACGCCCGGGGTTCATCCCATGGGTCCGTACTCAACCTACAGCCCCAATGCTGGGCCTGAACCCCACTTCTTGGAGGCCATCGCTCGACCAGCTTCGGCCCACCCGAGTCTGGACTATGCAGCCGCGAGCAAAAGCAGCCCGTTTGGCAGGTACCCCAACCCCTACCTTGCCCAGAACCCCCAGATATTCCAGTCGGCCCAGGACTCTTTCCGTATGCAAAGCAAACCGGAGATGAACTTGCACGCCGCAAACGGGATCGGCCAGGTGCTTCCGCCGCTGGGCAGTGAGTGCCCAAACCCCACGCAACCCGGGTACGGCCTGCCCAACGGAATCATCCCAGGAACCAAAATCAAACAAGAGCCTGGGGTGCAGGTCCCAGATCCCAAGGAGAAAGAGGACGTGTGGTCAGACAATGAGCACAACTTCCTGGATCCGGACATTGGTGGGGTGGCGGTGGCCCCCAGCCATGGCTCCATCCTCATCGAGTGCGCCAAGCGGGAGCTCCACGCCACCACCCCACTCAAGAACCCTGACAGGACGCACCCCACCCGCATCTCGCTAGTCTTCTACCAGCACAAGAACATGAACGAGGCCAAGCACGGGCTGGCGCTGTGGGAGGCCAAGATGGCGGAGAAGGCccgggagaaagaggaggacaCAGAGAAGCATGGCGCCGAGGGCACGCCCAGCAAAAACAAGAAGGTCAAGCGGGAACATTCCGAGGCACTGGAGTACACCGAGCCCCCTTACAAGCGCTTTGTCCAAAACCTCAAGGAGAAGTCCATGTCCTGCACCACGAACACTTACGTCAGTACATCTCCCTATGCCTTCACCAAGGTGACGGGGCCTTACAACAGCTTCATTTAG